From the genome of Malus sylvestris chromosome 6, drMalSylv7.2, whole genome shotgun sequence, one region includes:
- the LOC126627458 gene encoding salutaridine reductase-like has product MAEISFGSKRIAVVTGGNKGIGFEISRQLAANGVGVVLTARDVRRGTEAVEKLKASYGLSDVVFHQLDVTDPSSIASLAEFLKTQLGKLDILVNNAGVVGSIFLTDDKEKLAIDDLIGPKATNKNQVLKQTHETAGDCLKTNYYGIKQLTEALIPLLQQSDSARIVNVSSQLGQLRVIPNEKAKKELVDGDSLTEEKVDNLVEGFLEDVKQNLVEAKSWPTNFSAYIVSKAALNAYTRVLAKKYSSKIAINAVCPGFTDTDLNNHTGVFTTEEAAKGPVKLALLPDNGASGLFFAQTELSTFE; this is encoded by the exons ATGGCAGAAATCAGTTTCGGGTCTAAGAG gatTGCGGTTGTTACTGGAGGCAACAAAGGGATTGGATTTGAGATTAGCAGGCAATTAGCAGCTAATGGAGTTGGGGTGGTGTTAACTGCAAGAGATGTGAGGAGGGGAACAGAAGCCGTTGAGAAATTGAAGGCTTCTTATGGCCTCTCTGATGTGGTATTTCATCAGCTTGATGTAACTGACCCATCTAGCATTGCCTCTCTGGCTGAATTTCTCAAAACTCAACTTGGAAAACTTGACATTTTG GTAAATAATGCAGGAGTTGTCGGGTCCATATTCCTCACAGACGACAAAGAGAAGTTGGCAATTGATGAT CTTATAGGTCCCAAAGCAACAAATAAGAATCAAGTCCTAAAACAAACCCACGAGACAGCAGGGGATTGTTTAAAAACAAACTACTATGGAATTAAGCAACTCACGGAAGCACTCATTCCACTTCTTCAACAATCCGACTCGGCAAGGATCGTCAATGTCTCCTCCCAATTGGGACAACTAAGG gttATTCCAAACGAGAAAGCGAAGAAGGAGCTAGTAGATGGTGATAGCCTCACAGAAGAGAAAGTGGACAACCTTGTTGAGGGATTTTTGGAGGATGTGAAGCAGAATTTGGTTGAAGCCAAAAGCTGGCCAACCAATTTCTCTGCCTACATTGTATCCAAAGCCGCTCTGAATGCTTACACAAGAGTTTTGGCTAAGAAGTATTCCAGCAAAATTGCTATCAATGCCGTGTGTCCGGGTTTTACCGACACGGACTTGAACAATCACACTGGAGTCTTCACAACTGAAGAAGCTGCAAAAGGTCCTGTGAAGCTGGCTTTGCTGCCTGATAATGGAGCTTCTGGCCTCTTCTTTGCACAGACTGAACTATCAACTTTcgaatga